Proteins encoded by one window of Bacteroidota bacterium:
- a CDS encoding aminotransferase class I/II-fold pyridoxal phosphate-dependent enzyme, producing MANTTLVEIAAKYNLAIISDEVFLDYAITDNEQRLESFAGKYEVLTFTMSGISKMLGLPQMKLGWIVVNGPNRQCVDALSRLEMIADTYLSVNIPAQNSLRYWLNQFHHIKSKILDRVRQNYFLLQGANKNNVASSVLSVEGGWNAIIKLPKIRTDDEWVEKFLLNSNVLFQPGYFYDFEEDANLVMSLIQHPEIVEIALNLSIFKERVAE from the coding sequence ATGGCTAACACAACACTAGTTGAAATTGCAGCAAAATATAATTTAGCGATAATATCGGATGAAGTATTTTTAGATTATGCGATAACTGATAATGAACAAAGACTAGAATCGTTTGCCGGGAAATACGAAGTACTAACATTTACAATGAGCGGTATTTCAAAAATGTTAGGTTTGCCTCAAATGAAATTAGGATGGATCGTTGTTAATGGTCCGAACAGGCAATGCGTGGATGCTTTATCGCGGCTCGAAATGATTGCAGATACATATCTGTCGGTAAATATACCTGCTCAAAATTCACTACGCTACTGGCTGAATCAATTCCATCATATAAAATCAAAAATATTGGATCGCGTTAGGCAAAACTATTTTCTTTTGCAGGGAGCCAACAAAAATAATGTAGCGTCATCCGTTTTGTCTGTTGAAGGGGGATGGAATGCAATAATAAAACTTCCGAAAATTCGCACTGATGATGAGTGGGTGGAAAAATTTCTTCTTAACTCGAATGTCCTGTTCCAGCCCGGATATTTCTACGACTTTGAAGAAGATGCTAATCTTGTAATGAGTTTGATACAACATCCCGAAATCGTTGAAATAGCTTTAAATTTATCAATATTTAAAGAGCGTGTTGCCGAATAG
- a CDS encoding GspE/PulE family protein yields the protein MYKEDKFVEKFEDLKESDEFISDSTPLKFVEYEGNSSNDQMPTGVVFTDLINHQIEKEIKIDEPDDSGGESVTSSELPALSESLKPPAPKLSKQVNALPRFIDLLLKNKVINMEMVASAIEIHRKDDQKRRLLDILIEDLAVDRDVIFKYVARHYSFETVNATSVFGNKDKLQFIKKHLQSLHPFFYELAVRRKILPFELYTNGVDKLIVITPDPTHPDVSKVAKAFKYRKAEIKYISLGEFNELWRQLAFDQGLKSGGLDFSDEFMQVSKMEYESELERSIDESVGHGKLAELVESIMVDGVRTGASDIHVVPRAALRTEFHFRIDGRLTIWSTVSDVRAEGILAVVKDRAKNLDRFEKFLSQDGFAQRTVDNQVVRFRFSTMPIYGGDLKNKLESIVIRILRGGDVIAGLDSLGMDKHTSDNFNKSIRKTQGIIVITGPTGSGKSTTQLSAIKMIIDPALNIVTIEDPVEYLIDGCRQVKLNHKLDFESALRGLLRHDPDVVMVGEMRDKVSADIAVKLANTGHLVFSTLHTNDSISAITRLYNMGIEPFLLAYTINVIVAQRLLRKLCERCKTVDEDLNYELLLDLGIEEEIIKGTKFYKPVGCIRCIKGYRGRIGIFEALKMSKEMRQVILRSKDLIDEDALRTLALKNGMITLKQSAINLATSGVTSLHEITGIAMEN from the coding sequence ATGTATAAAGAAGATAAATTTGTTGAAAAATTTGAAGATTTGAAAGAATCTGACGAATTTATTAGTGACAGCACGCCCCTGAAATTTGTAGAATACGAGGGAAATTCTTCGAATGATCAGATGCCAACGGGTGTGGTATTTACCGACCTTATCAATCATCAAATTGAAAAAGAAATCAAAATTGATGAACCTGACGATTCAGGAGGAGAATCCGTAACGAGTTCCGAACTACCCGCTTTAAGCGAAAGTTTAAAGCCACCGGCTCCAAAATTATCCAAACAAGTCAATGCTTTACCACGATTTATAGACCTATTGTTGAAAAATAAAGTTATAAATATGGAAATGGTAGCAAGTGCTATAGAGATCCATCGAAAGGACGATCAGAAACGCCGGTTGTTAGATATTTTGATTGAAGATTTAGCTGTCGATCGTGACGTAATCTTCAAATATGTTGCGCGGCATTATTCTTTTGAAACTGTAAATGCGACATCTGTTTTTGGGAACAAGGATAAACTTCAATTCATCAAAAAGCATTTGCAGTCGTTGCACCCCTTTTTTTATGAATTGGCTGTTCGGAGAAAAATTCTCCCCTTCGAATTGTACACCAATGGAGTAGATAAGCTAATCGTAATTACACCCGACCCGACACACCCTGACGTCTCGAAGGTTGCAAAAGCTTTTAAATATCGAAAAGCGGAAATTAAATATATATCTCTTGGCGAATTTAACGAGTTGTGGAGGCAATTAGCATTCGATCAAGGTTTGAAATCTGGGGGACTCGATTTCAGTGATGAGTTCATGCAAGTTTCAAAAATGGAATATGAGAGCGAGCTTGAACGTTCAATCGATGAATCTGTAGGACACGGTAAACTTGCTGAGCTTGTTGAAAGTATTATGGTAGATGGAGTTCGTACAGGAGCAAGCGATATTCACGTTGTTCCACGAGCTGCTTTGCGGACAGAGTTTCACTTTAGAATTGATGGCAGATTAACGATTTGGAGTACAGTCTCAGATGTCCGTGCTGAGGGAATTTTAGCTGTTGTGAAAGACCGTGCAAAAAATTTAGACCGCTTCGAAAAATTCCTTTCTCAAGATGGGTTCGCTCAAAGAACTGTGGATAATCAAGTAGTTCGTTTCAGGTTTTCTACTATGCCTATTTATGGGGGCGACCTGAAAAATAAATTGGAGTCTATCGTAATTCGGATTTTGCGTGGGGGCGACGTTATTGCAGGTTTAGATTCATTAGGAATGGATAAACACACCTCGGATAATTTCAATAAATCGATTCGAAAAACGCAAGGAATAATTGTTATCACAGGTCCTACAGGAAGCGGTAAAAGCACGACTCAGCTCTCAGCAATTAAAATGATTATCGATCCGGCGTTGAATATAGTTACAATCGAAGATCCTGTTGAATATTTAATCGACGGTTGCCGGCAAGTTAAACTAAATCACAAGCTCGATTTTGAAAGTGCACTGCGCGGATTATTACGCCACGATCCGGATGTTGTGATGGTCGGTGAAATGAGAGACAAAGTGTCCGCAGATATTGCAGTCAAATTGGCAAATACAGGGCACTTAGTTTTTTCGACTCTTCACACCAACGATTCCATCAGCGCCATAACACGTTTATATAATATGGGGATTGAACCCTTCTTGCTCGCTTACACTATTAATGTTATAGTTGCTCAACGACTACTAAGAAAATTATGCGAGAGGTGTAAAACAGTTGATGAAGATTTGAATTATGAGTTACTCTTAGATTTGGGTATTGAAGAGGAAATTATTAAAGGAACAAAGTTTTACAAGCCTGTCGGTTGTATTCGCTGCATTAAGGGTTACCGCGGGCGGATAGGTATCTTTGAGGCTCTGAAGATGTCGAAAGAAATGCGACAGGTTATATTAAGGTCAAAAGATTTAATTGATGAAGATGCACTGCGTACGTTAGCTTTGAAAAATGGTATGATCACATTGAAACAATCCGCTATCAATTTAGCTACATCCGGTGTTACTTCGTTACACGAAATTACAGGAATAGCGATGGAAAATTAA
- the hypF gene encoding carbamoyltransferase HypF → MLIRLHIAIRGAVQGVGFRPFVYRIATEMKLNGFVLNSSKGVFIEAEGEKSVLDKFLMRLENEKPNISVITSLEFSFLDPVGFQTFEIRESTQDAEISAFILPDIAVCEDCLNEMFDQENRRYLYPFINCTNCGPRFSIVETLPYDRPNTSMKNFTMCIECRREYENPIDRRFHAQPTACPICGPQIELWNKNGEVVSEKFEAITKTVELIEEGKIIAFKGLGGYQLIVDASNNEAVSQLRKRKQREEKPLALMSPNIDFIKMLCDVSQFEERLLLSPESPIVLLKRKLNSEKIISELIAPGNPYLGAMLPYTPLHHLLMKLLVKPVVATSGNLSEELMCINEHQALKRLSGIADYFLVHNRPIVRHVDDSIVRIINGREMVLRRARGYAPLPILIETSNLSKPTSIIAVGAHLKNTIALTNSNSIFISQHIGDLATNEAYQAFSDVISDFEKMYNSNVLHIAHDLHPEYLSTKYAQSGKRELIGVQHHQAHIASCYAENRLSGNTLGVAWDGTGYGTDGTIWGGEFFIYDGKEFNRVATFKQFRLPGGEQAIKEPRRAALGILYEIYGDKIFKPSFIPFMNNYSTSELQILRLMFAKNINCPITSSAGRLFDAVSALIGIKNSSAFEGQAAMMLEFAADSTIEENSYSFNIHQKELYEVDWRTMIEEILEDVRNNIIQEIIAKKFHNTMAHIILKIAQMIPEYKVVLSGGCFQNAILLEETIMLLKKTGFKPYWHQRIPPNDGGISLGQAVIALNKINYKIKE, encoded by the coding sequence ATGTTAATTCGTTTACACATAGCAATTCGTGGTGCTGTTCAGGGCGTAGGTTTTCGTCCTTTTGTTTATCGTATTGCAACAGAGATGAAATTAAATGGTTTTGTACTAAATTCTTCTAAAGGAGTTTTTATAGAAGCAGAAGGTGAAAAGTCCGTTCTAGATAAATTTTTAATGCGTTTAGAGAATGAAAAACCAAATATCTCAGTGATTACGAGTTTAGAATTTTCGTTCCTCGATCCGGTTGGGTTTCAAACTTTTGAAATCCGGGAAAGTACACAAGATGCAGAAATCTCTGCTTTCATATTGCCGGACATCGCCGTTTGTGAGGATTGCTTGAACGAGATGTTCGATCAGGAAAACCGCCGCTATCTTTATCCATTTATTAATTGCACTAATTGCGGACCTCGTTTTTCAATTGTCGAAACATTACCGTACGATCGCCCGAACACTTCAATGAAAAATTTTACAATGTGTATAGAATGTCGTCGTGAGTACGAAAATCCCATCGACCGTCGCTTTCACGCTCAACCGACTGCTTGCCCGATATGCGGGCCACAAATTGAACTGTGGAATAAAAATGGGGAAGTGGTTTCAGAAAAATTTGAAGCTATCACAAAAACCGTTGAACTAATTGAGGAAGGTAAAATAATTGCATTTAAAGGTTTAGGCGGTTACCAACTAATTGTTGACGCTTCTAACAACGAAGCTGTTTCTCAACTTCGCAAACGCAAACAACGGGAAGAAAAACCTCTCGCTTTAATGTCTCCAAATATCGATTTCATAAAAATGCTCTGTGATGTTTCCCAATTTGAAGAGCGCTTATTACTTTCACCCGAATCTCCAATTGTATTGCTGAAGAGAAAGCTGAACTCTGAAAAAATAATTTCAGAATTAATCGCTCCTGGAAATCCATACTTGGGTGCTATGCTTCCTTATACTCCGCTTCATCATCTATTAATGAAACTGCTTGTAAAACCTGTTGTTGCAACGAGTGGTAATTTATCGGAAGAGCTAATGTGTATTAACGAACATCAGGCGTTGAAACGGCTGAGTGGGATTGCTGATTATTTTTTAGTTCATAATCGCCCGATTGTTCGGCACGTAGATGATTCAATCGTCCGCATTATTAACGGCAGGGAAATGGTTCTGCGTCGTGCACGTGGTTATGCACCTCTACCAATTCTTATTGAAACATCAAATCTCTCAAAACCAACATCCATAATTGCAGTTGGTGCGCACTTAAAAAATACGATTGCTCTTACAAATTCGAATAGCATATTTATCAGTCAACATATTGGCGACCTTGCTACCAACGAAGCTTATCAAGCCTTCTCGGATGTGATTTCAGATTTCGAAAAAATGTATAATTCTAATGTTCTCCATATTGCACACGATTTACATCCGGAGTATCTTTCAACAAAATATGCTCAATCCGGGAAGAGAGAATTAATCGGTGTTCAGCACCACCAAGCTCACATTGCTTCGTGCTATGCCGAAAATCGTTTGAGTGGAAATACGCTTGGTGTTGCTTGGGACGGAACAGGTTATGGAACAGACGGGACAATCTGGGGTGGCGAATTTTTTATTTATGATGGGAAAGAGTTTAATCGGGTGGCTACGTTTAAACAATTTCGATTACCCGGCGGCGAACAAGCAATCAAAGAACCTCGTCGTGCAGCATTAGGAATATTGTATGAAATTTATGGGGATAAAATTTTTAAACCATCATTTATCCCTTTTATGAATAATTATTCTACTTCAGAATTACAAATACTAAGACTAATGTTTGCAAAGAACATCAACTGTCCGATTACTTCAAGTGCGGGCAGGCTTTTCGATGCAGTTTCAGCTTTGATTGGTATTAAGAATAGTTCTGCATTCGAGGGACAAGCCGCAATGATGTTGGAATTTGCAGCGGATTCAACAATTGAAGAAAACAGCTATTCGTTTAATATTCATCAAAAAGAATTATATGAAGTTGACTGGCGAACGATGATAGAAGAAATATTGGAAGATGTCAGAAATAATATTATACAAGAAATTATTGCAAAGAAATTCCATAACACAATGGCTCATATCATTTTAAAGATCGCACAAATGATTCCCGAGTATAAAGTAGTTTTGAGCGGTGGATGTTTTCAAAATGCAATACTTTTAGAAGAAACAATTATGCTGTTAAAAAAAACAGGTTTCAAACCTTATTGGCACCAACGTATTCCACCGAACGACGGTGGAATTTCGCTCGGACAAGCAGTGATCGCGTTGAATAAAATAAATTATAAAATAAAGGAATAA
- a CDS encoding HypC/HybG/HupF family hydrogenase formation chaperone: MCLAVPGIIITIEEVDSLRMAKVSFGGVMKQICLEWVPEAKIGDYVIVHVGFALNIVDEKEAEETLKMISEIEALMIEEEKQNTTSPV; this comes from the coding sequence ATGTGTCTTGCAGTTCCCGGAATAATCATTACAATCGAAGAAGTCGATTCATTACGGATGGCTAAAGTGAGTTTCGGCGGTGTGATGAAACAAATATGCCTTGAGTGGGTACCTGAAGCTAAAATTGGTGATTATGTTATTGTGCATGTAGGGTTTGCTTTGAACATAGTCGATGAAAAAGAAGCCGAAGAAACTTTGAAAATGATTTCTGAAATTGAAGCGTTGATGATCGAAGAGGAAAAACAAAACACTACGAGTCCAGTATGA